The region CAGACGGGTGGTAGCTTTTGTTGGTTGCTAAGAGGTAGAATTAAATGAAAAGAATAATAGTTATTTCAATATTGGTGCTTGGTTTTGCCCTGAGCGGTTGTAAGGAAAAGACTGCTGAGGTGCATGAGGAACTTCGCCCGGTAAAGACTATGCAGGTAGGTTCCGGTGCCACGGGCAGGAATTGGGTGTTTTCCGGGACTGCCGAGGATGCCCTGCAGTCTGATTTATCATTTCGCGTCGGCGGTAAGATCGTATCTTTCCCCGGTGACCAGATCGGTCGTAAGTTCCGGTCCGGTGAAGTTCTCGCCCGTCTCGATCCCGCCGATTATGAACTGGAAGTGCGGCAGGCGGAATCCAAGCTTGAGCAGATCCGTGCCAACTACGTCCGTGCCAAGGCCGATGTAAAACGTATCAGTGAGCTTTTTAAAAGAAAGGTTGTTTCCAAGTCCGAGCTTGATCAGTCCGAAGCGGATTTTAAATCTTTTCAGGCTCAACTGAACGCTTCCGATAAGATGCTGGACATCGCCCGTAAGCATCTGCGCTACACTGTACTCAAGGCCCCTTTTGACGGCTGGGTCGGTTCGGTTGCGGTTAACATTCATCAGAACGTGCAGTCCGGACAGAAAGTTGTCGGTTTCAATGCCGGTAAGCAGATGAAAATGTCTATCTCATTACCGGATACCTTGATTGCCACAGTGAATGAAGGCGAAAAAGTGCAGGTTTCTTTTGATGCCCTGCCCGGTAAAACCATGCAGGGTGTGATCATGGAAGTGGGCATCGGTACCAATAAAGGAGCTTCCTTTCCGGTAAAAGTTTACCTTGATAATACCGATCAGAAGGTGCGCAGCGGCATGTCCGGCAACGTGCGCTTTGCAGGACGTTCGGTGGGTTCCAGTGTTTATGTCGTTCCATCGGCCATTGTCGGCAATCCAGACGGTACAAAGCATGTCTGGGTAGTCGAAGACGGTTCGGTTGTTAAGCGCCGTGAAGTTGAAGTAGGTAAAATTTCTTCAAGAGGCGTGCTGATCAAGAACGGTCTTAAGTCCGGCGAAATAGTTGTCACCCGCGGCGTCCACTCTCTTAAGGACGGGCTGAAGGTCCGTAATGTTGGGGGGCTGTCGTGAACCTTGCCAGATGGTGTATAGAAAACAACAGAACCTCAATCGCTCTGTTTTTGCTGATTGCATTTGCCGGGGTTTCCACCTTTTTCAGCATTCCTAAATCCGAGGATCCTGATTTTACCATCAGGGTTGCTGTTATTTCTACTGTTTTTCCCGGTGCTTCTCCGCAGAGGGTGGAAGAGCTGGTTACAGACAAGCTGGAAGAAAAGATTAGGGAAATTGATGTTATCAAGAACGTTAAGTCCCAATCCATGACCGGTCTTTCAATTATTGAGGTGGAATTTCAGGATAGCCAGAAAGATATGACCCCTATATGGCAGCGACTGCGCAATAAAGTGCTCGATGCCAAGAAAAATTTGCCGCCGGAAGCTTATGAACCGGTGGTGAACGATGAGTTCGGCGACGTTTATGGGATTATGGTCGCCCTTACCGGGGATGGTTTCAGCTACCGAGAACTAAAAGATGTTGCCGATTACACCCGCGATGAACTGCTTTCCATCCCCAGTGTAGGTAAAGTAGAGCGTTGGGGTTTAC is a window of Maridesulfovibrio sp. DNA encoding:
- a CDS encoding efflux RND transporter periplasmic adaptor subunit, translated to MKRIIVISILVLGFALSGCKEKTAEVHEELRPVKTMQVGSGATGRNWVFSGTAEDALQSDLSFRVGGKIVSFPGDQIGRKFRSGEVLARLDPADYELEVRQAESKLEQIRANYVRAKADVKRISELFKRKVVSKSELDQSEADFKSFQAQLNASDKMLDIARKHLRYTVLKAPFDGWVGSVAVNIHQNVQSGQKVVGFNAGKQMKMSISLPDTLIATVNEGEKVQVSFDALPGKTMQGVIMEVGIGTNKGASFPVKVYLDNTDQKVRSGMSGNVRFAGRSVGSSVYVVPSAIVGNPDGTKHVWVVEDGSVVKRREVEVGKISSRGVLIKNGLKSGEIVVTRGVHSLKDGLKVRNVGGLS